The following DNA comes from Microbacterium terregens.
CCGGTCCAGCGCACGGGAATCACGTCGTTGAGATCGTAGGTCGCGACGGTCTGGCCGTCGGCGGTCTTGGCCTCGATGTGACCCGTGCCTCGCGAGAACCCCGAGACGGCGGCCAGCACCCAGTTCACGATCTTGTCGGCCGACTGCTTGCTCACCGGCCGGGTGAGCTTGATGTTCGGATACTTCAGCCGCGTCGGGAACTGCCAGACGAACCCGTTGTTGCCGCCCTCCTCGCGCGACTCGAGCACAACCTCGACTCCGAGGCCCTCGCAGCTCGAGAAGTCGCCGAGGTCCTGCTCGTCGAGGTGCACGAGGTAGTGCACGCCGACGGCGATCTCGGTGTCGGTGAGCATGGGCGCCCCCTTTCAGCGGGTTCTAGATTCCATCTATCCGGATGCCGCGACGCTCGCGATCGAGCAGCAGCTCGGCCTTGATCCGGCGGACGAGCGGGCCGTACAGCTTTCGCACGAGCTGCTCGACGTTCTCGGTCGGCGCGGCGGCGGCTCCGGCCGCAGCGGGGGACAGGGCGCGCCCGGCCTGCGTCAGCGTGTCGGACGCCGAACGCGCTGCGTCGGCCGCCTCGGGCAGGGCGTCGGCCGCGCGGGCCCGGAGCTCGTCGGTGGACGGC
Coding sequences within:
- a CDS encoding phage tail protein, encoding MLTDTEIAVGVHYLVHLDEQDLGDFSSCEGLGVEVVLESREEGGNNGFVWQFPTRLKYPNIKLTRPVSKQSADKIVNWVLAAVSGFSRGTGHIEAKTADGQTVATYDLNDVIPVRWTGPSLNADSPKVLTETLEIAHNGFANTGSKY